One genomic region from Labeo rohita strain BAU-BD-2019 chromosome 7, IGBB_LRoh.1.0, whole genome shotgun sequence encodes:
- the tle3b gene encoding transducin-like enhancer protein 3-B isoform X3, with amino-acid sequence MYPQGRHPAPHQPGQPGFKFTVAESCDRIKDEFQFLQAQYHSLKVEYDKLANEKTEMQRHYVMYYEMSYGLNIEMHKQTEIAKRLNAILAQIMPFLSQEHQQQVAQAVERAKQVTMTELNAIIGQQPHAVYPALMQQQLQAQHLSHAAHGPPVQLPPHPSGLQPPGIPPVTGSGSGLLALGALGSQAHLPVKDEKNHHDLEHRERESSTNNSVSPSDSLRASEKHRGSSEYSLDPKKRRVEEKDNMSRYDSDGDKSDDLVVDVSNEDPATPRVSPSHSPPENGLDKARALKKDAPNSPASVASSGSTPSSKVKDHPHNDKSSTPGLKSNTPTPRNDAPTPGTSNTPGLRPIPGKPPGMEALTAPALRTPLSIAAPYGAPFAMMGHHPEMNGSLTSPGVYPGLHISPQMSAAAAAAYGRSPMAGFDPHPHMRAPGLPGGLTSIPGGKPAYSFHVSADGQMQPVPFPPDALIGPGIPRHARQINTLSHGEVVCAVTISNPTRHVYTGGKGCVKIWDISQPGSKSPVSQLDCLNRDNYIRSCKLLPDGRTLIVGGEASTLTIWDLASQTPRIKAELTSSAPACYALAISPDAKVCFSCCSDGNIAVWDLHNQTLVRQFQGHTDGASCIDISHDGTKLWTGGLDNTVRSWDLREGRQLQQHDFTSQIFSLGYCPTGEWLAVGMESSNVEVLHHTKPDKYQLHLHESCVLSLKFAYCGKWFVSTGKDNLLNAWRTPYGASIFQSKESSSVLSCDISADDKYIVTGSGDKKATVYEVIY; translated from the exons aCTGAGATTGCAAAACGGCTAAATGCAATTCTTGCTCAAATCATGCCTTTTTTGTCACAAGAG CACCAACAGCAGGTTGCGCAGGCTGTTGAACGTGCTAAGCAAGTGACAATGACAGAGTTGAATGCCATCATCGGG cagcagcctcatgctgtctACCCTGCTCTGATG cagcagcagctccaGGCTCAACACCTTTCTCACGCTGCCCACGGACCCCCGGTCCAGCTGCCCCCTCACCCCTCGGGGCTGCAGCCCCCAGGCATTCCTCCAGTTACGGGCTCAGGGTCAGGACTGCTGGCGCTGGGAGCTCTGGGCAGCCAGGCGCACCTGCCAGTCAAAGATGAGAAGAACCATCATGACCTGGAGCACAGAG AGCGGGAATCTAGCACG AATAATTCAGTATCACCGTCAGACAGCCTGAGGGCCAGTGAGAAACACAGAGGCTCATCTGAATACAGTCTGGACCCGAAGAAACGCAGAGTGGAGGAGAAGGACAACATGAGCCGATAT GACAGTGATGGTGACAAAAGTGATGATCTGGTTGTGGATGTGTCCAACGAG GATCCAGCCACTCCAAGGGTCAGCCCGTCTCACTCTCCCCCTGAGAATGGACTTGATAAGGCCAGAGCGCTGAAGAAAGATGCCCCCAACAGCCCGGCTTCTGTGGCCTCCTCTGGGAGCACCCCTTCTTCTAAAGTGAAGGACCACCCACAT AACGACAAGTCCTCCACCCCAGGTTTAAAGTCCAACACCCCCACCCCACGCAACGACGCTCCCACACCAGGAACCAGCAACACCCCTGGGCTCAGGCCCATACCCGGAAAACCACCTGGCATGGAAGCACTGA CAGCACCTGCCCTACGTACACCACTGTCGATTGCGGCACCATATGGGGCTCCGTTCGCCATGATGGGTCACCACCCAGAGATGAACGGCTCATTGACCAGTCCAGGTGTTTACCCTGGCCTTCACATCTCCCCTCAGATGAGCGCCGCAGCCGCTGCCGCCTATGGACGCTCACCTATG GCGGGCTTTGATCCTCATCCCCACATGCGTGCCCCTGGTCTGCCAGGAGGTCTGACCTCCATACCTGGAGGAAAACC GGCCTACTCGTTCCACGTTAGCGCAGACGGCCAGATGCAACCAGTACCTTTTCCTCCAGATGCTCTGATTGGACCAGGCATTCCCCGTCACGCCCGTCAGATAAACACACTCAGCCATGGTGAGGTGGTGTGTGCCGTAACCATCAGCAACCCCACGCGGCATGTCTATACCGGCGGCAAAGGCTGTGTGAAAATCTGGGACATCAGTCAGCCCGGCAGCAAGAGCCCCGTCTCACAACTCGACTGTCTG AACAGGGATAACTATATCCGTTCCTGTAAGCTGCTTCCGGATGGCCGTACTTTGATCGTTGGAGGGGAAGCCAGCACTCTGACCATATGGGATTTGGCCTCTCAGACTCCCCGTATCAAAGCCGAGCTCACCTCTTCTGCCCCGGCCTGCTACGCGCTGGCGATCAGCCCTGACGCCAAGGTCTGCTTCTCCTGCTGCAGTGATGGAAATATTGCTGTATGGGACCTTCATAACCAAACCCTTGTCAG GCAGTTCCAGGGCCACACAGATGGTGCAAGCTGTATAGACATTTCCCATGATGGCACCAAACTCTGGACAGGTGGACTGGACAACACGGTACGGTCCTGGGACCTGAGAGAGGGACGACAGCTCCAGCAACACGACTTTACTTCACAG ATCTTCTCTCTGGGCTACTGTCCGACGGGCGAGTGGCTGGCTGTTGGAATGGAGAGCAGTAATGTGGAGGTGCTTCATCACACCAAGCCTGACAAGTACCAGCTGCACCTGCACGAGAGCTGTGTCCTCTCCCTCAAATTTGCCTACTGTG GTAAATGGTTTGTGAGCACTGGGAAGGACAATCTCTTGAATGCCTGGAGGACTCCCTATGGTGCCAGCATTTTCCAG TCCAAGGAGTCGTCCTCTGTCTTGAGCTGTGACATCTCGGCTGATGATAAGTACATTGTGACGGGGTCTGGAGACAAGAAGGCCACTGTGTATGAAGTGATCTACTAA